The following nucleotide sequence is from Nocardioides daedukensis.
GACGCAGACGGGCATCTCGGCATCTCCGGTGTCTGCCGACGTGGCCGAGGAATCGGAGGAGTCGGAGGGCTTGTCCGAGGACTTCGAGTCACCCTCCCCGCCACAGCCTGCGAGCAGGGTCATGCCGATAAGGACCATCGCCACACACCGCATCAATCGAACGTCCATGACCGGGCCGGTCAAGTCAACGCAGCGGCTCGAATCGTGACTGGCTCGTGACTGGCGCAGTTCCTCTCCCCGCCTCACACCTTGGACCGTGGGGCAGGATCTTCCCCATGACAGACAAGGACCCGGTCGAGTCCGCTCTCGGCGCCCGCGTCGGCGATGACGTTGCCGACGCCGTCCTCACCAAGGTGCTCCGCTATTCGAACCTGCCGAACACGGTCAAGGGGATGTCAAAGTCAGACCCCGCACCTGACGTCGAGGCCGCCGCACTGGCCATCGTCGACGACCCAGCCCTGGCGGAGGAGTTGGGCCTCGAGCCGGTTGCTGACGAAGGTGGCCTCGGACCCTCCGAATATCTGTGGGGCCTCCTGGCCCTCGCCGCCCGTGCTGACGTGGGAGTGCTGGACCGCGTCGAGGACCGATGGGGTGACCAGGACTACGCCCACAGGCTCATCGCAACGCTCCGACGTACGGCGGCCAGGCGCGCGGCCGCTCCGCCCGCTGCGGCCCGCCCAACTCCCGCCGCCCCCGATTCGCCGCAGAAGCTCTCGGAGGTCAAGGCCTGGCTCGGCGCCCACGCTGATCCTGACCCGGCAGCCCTCGCGCCATACCCCGGCCAGAAAGCCGCCGCCAAGGCCGCCGCGGTGCGGGCCCTCGGCACCATCGGCACCCCGCAGGCCCTGGCCGTGCTCGGCCGCTACGCCGCCGACGAATATCCCGACAAGGTCCTCGAAGAACTGCACAGGGCCTGGGGGAACTTCGATCGACGAGACTTCGCGGCAACGATGTTCGGCGGATCGGGGCATCTGGACCTTCACCTCGCGCCAACCATCGAGGGGATCGGCGCGGTCGCGGGACTGAAGAGTCTCGACGTCATCCTCACCGACGGTGCGGACCTGTCGCCGTTGGCGGAGTGCACCGACCTGTACACACTCCGGGTCGGCGCAGAGGGCGATCCCGGTCTCCTGGGCGTCGAGCCGCTCCTGGGGCTGCCGAAGCTGACCGAGTTGCACCTGACGCGAACCACCCACAACGCCGACCTCACTCCGCTCGCCCGGTGCGGCGTGCGGTCGCTGCGCCTCTCCCTGGATGGCGCTGACGGGGCGTTCCTCCTCGACATGCCGCGACTCCAGGCCCTGGACCTCAGCGACGAGGCGGCCCGTCCCGAGACGAGCGACGTTCTCATCGCCCTGGTTCGCAAGGGGATCCGGGTCGTTGTCCACAACCACGAGCGTGACTCGTTCCCCCGGCTGCTGGAGGCGACGGAGGATTCCTCGGATGTCTTCGGCGTCACGGAGAACGGCAAGATCGGGTTCACCAACGACGAGTCAAAGTTGCAGGATCTTCAGCGGAAGCTGTTCTACAACGTGCTGCCCTGACGCAGTGCTGCACCGGGCGGCCCAGACCCGCCCCCGCTACCGCCTGAACGTGACGTGGATGGTGCCGCTCTCCGCCACTTCGGTGGTCACCTCGTGGGTGTGCTCGAGACCCCGAAGGTCGTCCCACACCCGGATGCCCTTGCTGAGCAGGATCGGAGCGATCATGACGTGCAGGTCGTCGACCAGGCCCGCGCGCAGGAAGTCGCGCGCGGTGCCGATGCCTCCGCCGATGCGTACGTCGAGCCCGTCGGCCGCCGTGATCGCCTCGGCGAGCACGTCCTCGAGCGCGCCGCTTCGGAAGTGGAACGTCGTACCGCCCTGCAGCGGGATCGAGGGGCGCGGTGCCGTGTGGGTCAGCACGTAGACCGGAGTGCCGAACGGCGGCTCGTCCCCCCACCAGCCCTTCCAGTCGGGGTCGTCAGGGAACGCGTGCAGGCCGAACATCGCCGCTCCCAGGATCTCGGCGCCGATGCCGTCGAAGTGCGCGGCGGCGTACGACTCGTCGACGCCGGTGGTCCCATCGCCGCTCGTGTCGCCGAGCACCTTCGACCGGAACGTGCGGGTCGCTGCGTAGGCGGCAGTGAGGGGTCCCCAGTCATCGCCCATCGGGTTGTCCGACCCCGGCTCGCCCGTCGAGGTGTAGCCGTCGAGGGAGCTGAAGAGGTCGATGCGAACGCGGCTCATGTCTGTTCCTTCGAATGTCGTGGAGACTGCTCTGCCGGGGTGGACCCGCCGGACCGCGCGGAATCATCGCTGGTCGACACCATGATCTCGTATTCAGGGGCCCCGCTACCGTTCGTGGTCAAGCCCGATCACGACTGCAGGAGAACACCATGGATCTGTTCGACATCGACGACACCTCCACCGTCAGCCGCGAGGAGGCGGCCAAGCGGCTGCGCGCCCTCGCCGACTCGCTCGAGCGCCACAACTCGGTGGAGTTCTCGCGCAACGGCAACCGGATCACCGTCGACGTGCCCGACCAGGTGCAGCTCAAGGTCGAGGTCGAGCTCGGTGAGAGCAACGAGCTGGAGATCGAACTGACCTGGTGACCTCGCGGGCTGTCACCGGTCACGGCGTCCGGCTGCGAGGAACATCGGGAAGTCACGATCCTCGCCGCCGACGTCCTTGGTCACGGCCCCGGCATCGGTCATCGAGATGTCGGTGAAACCGGACTCGGAGAGCCAGCGCGTCACCTCGGCACGCGTGAACCCGTCGTGGCCGTGGAAGTCGTGCACGCTGGCATGGAAGTCACCGTGGGGGTCGTGGTCCAGGTCGACCAGCGCGATCCACCCTCCCGGCCGCAGCACCTGCGCGCACCGGCGTACGACGGAGGCGACGTCGCCCATGTGGTGCAGGGCGAGCTGGCCAAGCACGAGGTCGAAGCGCTCCTCGGGCAGTGGGTCGTGCTCGATGTCGTAGAGCCGCGACTCCCACCCGGCGTACCGGGGGTCGTCGAGGACCCGGGCAGCAGCCGCCACCATGCCCGGTGCGACGTCGGTGACCAGCACGGTGTCGAGGTCATCGGCGAGCGCGCGTGCGAGGAGCCCGGTCCCACCGCCGATCTCGAGCGCGCGCATGTCACCGCGGAGAGGCACGGCGTGGCGCACCACCTCGGCGACATCGGTGGCGCGCCGAACCTTGTCGGGGTCGGTGTCCCACGTGGCGGCCTCTTCGTTGAACCTGGCGGTCTCGTCCATGCCTCGACGATAGGCCGGCATCCATCACACGTGAGACAGGACATCGATTCCCTCTCCGAGCGGCGTGCTCGGAGGTAGGTTGACCCGCAGCCGACCCCCTGAGGAGCCCCGATGAGTGAGCCGCGCAAGTTTCTGCTGGACGACTCCGAGATGCCGACACACTGGTACAACATCGTCGCCGACCTCCCCACGCCGCCACCGCCGCCGCTGCACCCCGGCACCCACCAGCCGGTCGGACCCGACGACCTGGCACCGCTCTTCCCGCCGGAGCTGATCGCCCAGGAAGTCAGCACCGAGCGCTACATCGAGATTCCCGAAGCGGTGCGCGAGGTCTATGCGCAATATCGTCCTTCGCCGCTGTTCCGGGCCCACAACCTCGAGCGGAAGCTCGGCACGCCAGCGCGCATCTACTACAAGTACGAAGGCGTCTCTCCTGCCGGGTCACACAAGGTCAACACCTCGATCCCGCAGGCCTACTACAACAAGATCAACGGCATCAACCGGCTGACCACCGAGACCGGTGCCGGTCAGTGGGGAACGGCCCTGTCCTATGCGTGCTCGCTGTTCGACATGACCTGCGAGGTCTGGCAGGTGGGAGCGTCCTACGACAGCAAGCCTCAGCGGCGCACGCTGATCGAGGTGTTCGGTGGCACCGTGCACCGCTCACCCAGTCGCATGACCGAGTCGGGCAAGGCGTTCGAGGAGGGACACCCGGGCTCCCTCGGCATCGCGATCTCCGAGGCGGTCGAGCTCGCCGCCCAGGACCCGCAGGCGAAGTATGCGCTGGGCTCGGTGCTCAACCATGTGCTGCTGCACCAGACGATCAGTGGCGAGGAGACCCTCAAGCAGCTCGCCAAGGCCGGCGAGAGCGGTGCCGACCTGGTGGTCGGCTGCGCGGGCGGTGGCTCCAACTTCGCCGGGCTCGCCTTCCCGTTCCTCCGCGAGAAGCTGGCCGGCAACCAGAACCCCCGCATCCTCGCCGTCGAGCCGACGTCGTGCCCCACCCTGACCCGTGGTGAATACCGCTACGACTTCGGAGACACGGCCGGCCTGACGCCACTGATGAAGATGTACACACTCGGCCACGACTTCGTGCCGTCCACGATCCACGCCGGCGGCCTGCGCTATCACGGCATGGCACCGCTGGTGAGCCACGCCGTGCACGAGGGACTCATCGAGGCCACCGCGCTCCACCAGACCGAGTGCTTCGAGGCGGCGGTCGAGTTCGCCCGCACCGAGGGCATCGTGCCGGCGCCGGAGTCATCGCATGCGCTGGCTCAGGCACGCCGTGAGGCGCTCGAGGCCAAGGAGTCGGGCGAGGAGAAGGTGATCGTGATCCTGCTGTCGGGCCACGGCCTGCTCGAGCTGGGTGCCTATGACTCGTTCCTGAGCGGCCACCTCGAGGACGACCCGCTGTCCGAGGACGCCCTCGCCACCGCCCTCGCGGGGGTGCCTCAGATCGATTGATCCCCGACACTCGGACGTGCACCGGGCCCGGCGCAACAGTTCGGCACGGGTGGCATGCAAGGCGTGATAGTCACTCAACGGCAGACGATCCACCAACGCCAGTGCCACGTCTGGGCCGTCGAGCTCGGCCACGGCCCACGTCAGGGGGCAACTCGAGCTGGCATGGACGTCAGAAGACCTGAGCATGCAGAGTGCCCTGGTAGTCCAAGGCGGCCTGCACTCTGGCCGCCTGTACGCCGCCTAGTTCACCGATGGGAGCCCAGCGAAAATCACTGTGCTCCTCAGAAAGACGAATCGCGGCTCCGCTGGGGAGCGCACACCGGAAGATGCCAACCTGGGACTCGAACTCACGGTGGTAGTACCACCCGGTCAGTGGACCTATCTCAATATCGACGCCAAGCTCCTCATGACACTCCCGCTCGAGAGTCGCCACGATCGTCTCTCCAGGCTCGACCGCACCCCCGGGCAGCCCCCATCGCTGGTCGCCGTAGGTCTGTCGCAGCAGAAGTACGGACCGACTGGCTTCGTCCACCACTGCGGCATGCACGCTGAACCGAAACCGATCGTCGAAGGCCACCCCTCACATGATTCCAGCGAGGCAGGCCCGGGCCAAGAACAACACGCCCCCGACCGCCCGGCTACGGCGATGACCTGTCCAGAGCTCTTGCCCCAGCACGGCGGTTCCCTTGCTTCGGATCGATATTTGTTGACTCAAGCCAAGGCGGAGTCGGGGATCCAGTTCCCGTGGAACCCTTGTGGTACCCGGACCGGCAGATGGACCGTGGCCACCGGACGTCCGAAGTCGTGGGCGTCGATGATCACCAGGTCGCTGGCGCCGCGCGCGGCGTCGTACACGTAGCCCATGAGCCAACCGTCGTCCTCGCCAGCTGACCCGTCGTCCGGGACGAACACCATCTCGCTGGCGATGCGCCCAGGGCCCAGGTCCACCTCGACTGTGGTGCCGCCGACAAGGTCGTGCTTGCGCACAGCTGTCCGGGGGTCATCGCCCAGGGCGCCAAGCGCGCCCACCGAGGGTAGGCCGATCGTGTAGCCGTAGCGGTGGCGGCG
It contains:
- a CDS encoding dihydrofolate reductase family protein → MSRVRIDLFSSLDGYTSTGEPGSDNPMGDDWGPLTAAYAATRTFRSKVLGDTSGDGTTGVDESYAAAHFDGIGAEILGAAMFGLHAFPDDPDWKGWWGDEPPFGTPVYVLTHTAPRPSIPLQGGTTFHFRSGALEDVLAEAITAADGLDVRIGGGIGTARDFLRAGLVDDLHVMIAPILLSKGIRVWDDLRGLEHTHEVTTEVAESGTIHVTFRR
- a CDS encoding amphi-Trp domain-containing protein, whose protein sequence is MDLFDIDDTSTVSREEAAKRLRALADSLERHNSVEFSRNGNRITVDVPDQVQLKVEVELGESNELEIELTW
- a CDS encoding class I SAM-dependent methyltransferase, whose amino-acid sequence is MDETARFNEEAATWDTDPDKVRRATDVAEVVRHAVPLRGDMRALEIGGGTGLLARALADDLDTVLVTDVAPGMVAAAARVLDDPRYAGWESRLYDIEHDPLPEERFDLVLGQLALHHMGDVASVVRRCAQVLRPGGWIALVDLDHDPHGDFHASVHDFHGHDGFTRAEVTRWLSESGFTDISMTDAGAVTKDVGGEDRDFPMFLAAGRRDR
- a CDS encoding TrpB-like pyridoxal phosphate-dependent enzyme, which encodes MSEPRKFLLDDSEMPTHWYNIVADLPTPPPPPLHPGTHQPVGPDDLAPLFPPELIAQEVSTERYIEIPEAVREVYAQYRPSPLFRAHNLERKLGTPARIYYKYEGVSPAGSHKVNTSIPQAYYNKINGINRLTTETGAGQWGTALSYACSLFDMTCEVWQVGASYDSKPQRRTLIEVFGGTVHRSPSRMTESGKAFEEGHPGSLGIAISEAVELAAQDPQAKYALGSVLNHVLLHQTISGEETLKQLAKAGESGADLVVGCAGGGSNFAGLAFPFLREKLAGNQNPRILAVEPTSCPTLTRGEYRYDFGDTAGLTPLMKMYTLGHDFVPSTIHAGGLRYHGMAPLVSHAVHEGLIEATALHQTECFEAAVEFARTEGIVPAPESSHALAQARREALEAKESGEEKVIVILLSGHGLLELGAYDSFLSGHLEDDPLSEDALATALAGVPQID
- a CDS encoding NUDIX domain-containing protein; amino-acid sequence: MAFDDRFRFSVHAAVVDEASRSVLLLRQTYGDQRWGLPGGAVEPGETIVATLERECHEELGVDIEIGPLTGWYYHREFESQVGIFRCALPSGAAIRLSEEHSDFRWAPIGELGGVQAARVQAALDYQGTLHAQVF